In one window of Leptospira sp. GIMC2001 DNA:
- a CDS encoding EAL domain-containing protein — MAFQPIWDAKKQFIYSHEALVRGVNGEGAGWVFSQINSQNRYSFDQSCRIKAIELASKLKMKSMLNINFLPNAVYKPETCIAATLEASEQFNFPVNQIIFEVTEAEEVVDQKHLLGIFNSYKKQGFLTAIDDFGAGYSGLNLLAKFQPDFLKIDMELVRDIDTTHSKTLIVESIVNLSDKLGIKVVAEGIETTGEYKRLMELGIRYYQGYLFSKPVFEGLGEVKNI, encoded by the coding sequence ATGGCTTTCCAACCAATTTGGGATGCAAAAAAGCAATTTATTTACTCGCATGAAGCTCTCGTTCGGGGTGTTAACGGGGAAGGTGCAGGTTGGGTATTCTCGCAGATCAATTCCCAGAATCGGTATTCTTTTGATCAATCTTGTCGCATCAAAGCAATTGAACTCGCATCAAAACTCAAGATGAAATCCATGCTGAATATCAATTTCTTGCCAAATGCGGTCTACAAACCAGAGACATGCATCGCGGCAACACTTGAGGCGTCCGAACAATTCAATTTTCCAGTCAATCAGATCATATTTGAAGTGACGGAGGCAGAAGAAGTTGTAGATCAGAAGCATCTTTTGGGAATTTTTAATTCATATAAAAAGCAAGGATTTCTAACGGCAATTGATGATTTTGGTGCTGGTTATTCTGGACTCAATCTGCTTGCTAAATTCCAACCTGATTTTCTTAAAATAGATATGGAACTTGTGAGAGACATTGATACTACTCATTCCAAAACTTTGATAGTTGAATCTATTGTGAATCTGTCGGATAAACTTGGAATCAAAGTGGTCGCAGAAGGGATTGAAACTACTGGCGAATACAAAAGGTTGATGGAACTGGGAATTCGATACTATCAGGGTTATTTATTTTCCAAGCCAGTCTTTGAAGGTTTGGGTGAAGTTAAGAATATTTGA
- a CDS encoding HAD family hydrolase, protein MHNWIDTSWTEDVQSIWRELLDSAPGLLCLDFDNTFVRGDFGEAVMEKLLSSGYPKNSKQSLNYPSLFRDAATAENSHKQAIQTGDGQAWKDLVWAEYAYVRKTRGLGESYRWSAFIFMGWEEIQFKKYCREIWLDGLDLAKNDKTAVHPREPLLQLVKEFQRRTWRILIVTASPQWAIAVTTSELGLAPDDVIGMRTELNSESQSTYTIIEPYPYGEGKVQAIHNLTGLTPDISFGDTINDFPMLKASKRFALLFDRGDNSLNQKCQENGIFIHPWI, encoded by the coding sequence TTGCACAATTGGATTGATACAAGCTGGACTGAGGATGTGCAATCTATCTGGAGGGAACTATTAGATTCCGCTCCAGGATTGCTCTGCCTAGACTTTGATAATACATTCGTTCGCGGTGATTTTGGCGAAGCCGTGATGGAAAAGTTGCTATCATCAGGCTATCCCAAAAATTCAAAACAATCCCTCAATTACCCTTCACTTTTTCGTGATGCCGCAACAGCAGAAAATTCACACAAGCAAGCAATCCAGACAGGTGATGGACAAGCTTGGAAAGATTTAGTTTGGGCAGAGTATGCCTATGTTCGCAAAACTCGAGGTTTGGGAGAGTCCTATCGTTGGTCGGCTTTCATTTTTATGGGTTGGGAAGAGATCCAATTCAAGAAATACTGTAGAGAAATCTGGCTTGATGGGTTGGATCTGGCCAAAAATGACAAAACTGCCGTTCATCCAAGAGAACCTCTTCTGCAATTAGTCAAAGAATTCCAGCGCAGAACTTGGAGAATTTTAATTGTTACTGCAAGTCCCCAGTGGGCAATTGCAGTAACAACATCGGAACTAGGTCTTGCGCCAGACGATGTCATCGGAATGCGAACGGAGCTAAATTCTGAATCCCAATCCACTTATACAATTATCGAACCTTATCCATACGGCGAGGGAAAAGTCCAAGCGATCCATAATTTGACCGGGCTAACACCTGATATTTCTTTTGGAGATACGATCAATGACTTTCCCATGCTCAAGGCTTCTAAGAGATTTGCTCTACTATTCGATCGAGGCGACAATTCATTGAACCAAAAATGTCAAGAGAACGGAATATTTATACATCCTTGGATTTAA
- a CDS encoding WG repeat-containing protein yields the protein MNQNNIIASMFIFQKSKLRFVRSFVKYSGSKIQFRNLFSIIIFIVMLSSWSTNITAKDITTYHKENFDNVEFNKHGLASILTKDGWVVINKKLKVVYVPFIYDNGPDFFVEGLSRYIDKDKMGFVNEKGQIVIQAKYDFVYPFEKGKAKFCNGCKSIQEGEHYYMDPKSGTWGTINKQGKVLK from the coding sequence ATGAACCAAAACAATATAATTGCATCTATGTTTATATTCCAAAAATCTAAATTGCGTTTTGTTAGATCCTTCGTGAAATACTCTGGATCAAAAATTCAATTTCGTAATTTATTTTCGATTATCATTTTCATTGTCATGCTTTCGAGCTGGAGCACGAATATTACAGCGAAGGATATTACTACCTATCATAAAGAAAATTTTGACAATGTTGAATTTAACAAACATGGCCTTGCATCAATCCTTACAAAAGACGGATGGGTTGTTATCAATAAAAAGTTGAAGGTAGTTTATGTTCCATTTATTTATGATAATGGTCCCGACTTTTTCGTGGAAGGCCTAAGCCGATACATTGATAAAGATAAAATGGGTTTCGTAAATGAAAAAGGACAAATTGTGATCCAAGCAAAATATGATTTTGTTTATCCATTCGAAAAGGGCAAAGCAAAATTTTGTAATGGATGCAAGTCAATTCAGGAAGGCGAACACTATTATATGGATCCAAAATCTGGAACATGGGGAACGATCAATAAACAAGGGAAGGTTTTAAAATAA
- a CDS encoding SCO family protein, which yields MQASVRYIFFTFLLIGSLSQLWSYDPNHTILKDNKLPKELEGIGATDTVGTSIDLRLTFNNENGEEISLSELFTEGKPVLLSPVYYKCPTLCNYHMNGIMTVLKNLDWNAGKQYQYVAISIDPSEKPPLASEKKAAYIKEYGRDGAENGYHLLTGSTANIHTLTDQLGFRYKWDEESHQYIHASVAYILTPDGKISRILQGISFDARDLKLSFIEAGEGKIGNFIDRFALFCFQFDPSKNKYTLYAYNIMQIGALVTFLVLAAFLLLFWIKNLKENDQGVA from the coding sequence ATGCAAGCATCAGTCCGATACATCTTCTTCACTTTCCTTCTTATAGGCAGTCTTAGTCAATTGTGGTCTTACGATCCCAATCATACAATTCTTAAGGACAATAAATTGCCTAAAGAGTTGGAAGGGATCGGTGCGACTGATACTGTTGGGACTTCCATCGATCTAAGACTCACCTTCAATAATGAGAACGGGGAAGAAATTTCTTTATCGGAATTGTTTACTGAGGGCAAGCCTGTTCTATTGAGTCCTGTGTATTACAAATGTCCGACTCTCTGCAATTATCATATGAATGGAATCATGACGGTCCTTAAGAATCTGGACTGGAATGCGGGTAAGCAGTATCAATATGTTGCAATTAGCATCGATCCGAGCGAGAAACCTCCGCTAGCTTCTGAGAAGAAAGCGGCATATATCAAAGAATATGGCAGAGACGGTGCAGAAAATGGCTATCATCTATTGACTGGTTCCACTGCAAATATTCATACTCTTACTGATCAATTGGGTTTTCGATATAAATGGGATGAAGAATCTCATCAATATATCCATGCATCCGTCGCATATATCCTAACTCCTGATGGAAAAATTTCAAGAATACTGCAAGGTATATCTTTTGATGCACGTGACTTGAAGTTATCCTTTATAGAAGCAGGCGAAGGCAAAATTGGAAATTTTATCGACCGGTTTGCTTTATTTTGCTTCCAATTTGACCCGAGTAAGAACAAATATACATTGTATGCTTATAACATAATGCAAATCGGTGCACTTGTTACCTTTTTGGTACTCGCAGCTTTTTTACTGTTATTTTGGATAAAAAATTTGAAAGAAAATGACCAAGGAGTCGCTTGA
- a CDS encoding helix-turn-helix domain-containing protein gives MVGQSIDPADAEIPKEIDGDYITDVVKDNLKLIRHTKGLSLDKLASKCGVSRAMLSQIEQGKSVPTISVLWKVANGLNVPFSDLLKERRQEGVFVLKHENSKLLYSSSKVFSSRALFPFVGNRKTEFYELILKPGGIEVADPHQTGTIENIVVVSGKLRLRVGDQVVELEPKDSVYFRADVPHEYSNPTDSETLMYLVMDYSEEVG, from the coding sequence ATGGTCGGACAGAGTATAGATCCAGCAGATGCTGAAATTCCTAAAGAAATTGATGGCGACTATATTACAGACGTCGTAAAAGACAATTTAAAACTCATTCGCCATACAAAAGGACTCTCTCTCGACAAGCTTGCGAGCAAATGTGGAGTGAGTCGCGCCATGCTTTCGCAGATTGAACAAGGCAAAAGCGTTCCAACCATCTCAGTTCTCTGGAAAGTAGCCAATGGACTCAATGTTCCTTTTAGTGATCTTTTAAAAGAGAGACGACAAGAAGGAGTTTTCGTACTCAAACACGAAAATTCTAAGTTATTGTATTCTAGTTCTAAGGTTTTTTCTTCCCGAGCGCTTTTTCCTTTTGTTGGCAATCGCAAAACAGAATTCTATGAACTCATACTCAAACCAGGTGGGATCGAAGTTGCAGATCCCCACCAAACAGGCACTATAGAAAACATTGTAGTTGTATCTGGTAAATTGCGCCTGCGAGTTGGTGACCAAGTCGTAGAGCTCGAACCGAAAGATAGCGTTTACTTTCGCGCCGACGTCCCGCATGAATATTCCAATCCTACCGATTCCGAAACCCTAATGTATCTCGTGATGGATTATAGCGAAGAAGTGGGTTGA
- a CDS encoding Ig-like domain-containing protein — MPNQAIGTFRTLDSTFPEIVGITPTTHSVISTAPSTISIAFDEPMDPASFNALTISGMGTPSLNFTGLTAGNTVANYTVSGLEESSTYHLNFWTSGIQDANGNPLTLTWESYSFRTVDTMPPIAIAIGTPTNAVGLATNSFQIFFNEEINGASLSNSVYLDRRNHLGTLISSEMLNYISLDNSRKIATFTRSLPGTLLQNAYYEIRLEPGIADTSNNVTIGTRSFKFKTVDTVNPTIANYTLDGPVPTQFVDGIHFTIQFTEEMDRNTLTNAVNAQIRVTNVNLPVQLQSYDPITFVASYWIPSFAFLDGQNYATIYGRTLDIFRNNAAPPRDLSGRAVGAFSYPVSLTNDPPAVQPLIGYLRRADITDTTAVLTMNRSMDATTLSTVSFSLGYRYRTYYPYDCRPNKYSGTRFEPIFRNPLEWAGCIFQCDVSNGMGFACDRSSCNLPVGHYPVSFDIAGCAYGVNTGLKNSMAKVFTYSGNYSGFNFIDSNSSTATFSTSTSNSTLEAQIYEDRSYCGTYSNWQTYCPRASSIDNLLYYFGSSSYLARDFLNNPLSIGGIQ; from the coding sequence ATGCCAAATCAAGCAATTGGAACTTTCCGAACACTGGATTCCACTTTTCCAGAAATAGTGGGGATCACACCAACCACCCATTCTGTGATTTCGACTGCACCCAGTACAATCTCAATTGCATTTGATGAACCAATGGATCCAGCTTCGTTTAACGCATTGACTATTTCTGGAATGGGAACACCTAGCTTAAATTTTACCGGACTGACAGCGGGGAATACGGTAGCTAACTATACTGTGTCAGGGCTTGAAGAATCATCTACTTATCATTTGAATTTCTGGACATCTGGTATTCAGGATGCAAACGGTAATCCACTTACACTAACCTGGGAGAGCTATTCATTTAGAACTGTTGATACAATGCCGCCAATAGCAATTGCCATAGGAACGCCTACGAATGCTGTCGGACTTGCAACAAATAGTTTCCAAATCTTCTTCAACGAAGAAATCAATGGTGCAAGTCTATCCAATTCAGTATATCTAGATCGTCGAAACCATTTAGGAACTCTGATAAGCTCAGAGATGTTAAACTATATAAGCTTGGATAATTCTAGAAAGATTGCGACATTTACGAGATCATTACCTGGAACCTTATTGCAAAATGCATATTATGAGATTCGATTGGAACCAGGAATCGCTGATACTTCCAACAATGTAACAATTGGAACGCGATCCTTTAAATTCAAAACAGTTGATACTGTCAATCCGACGATTGCGAATTATACACTAGATGGTCCAGTGCCAACTCAATTCGTGGATGGAATCCACTTCACAATTCAGTTCACTGAAGAGATGGATCGCAACACTTTAACCAATGCAGTCAACGCCCAAATTCGTGTAACAAATGTAAACCTACCGGTTCAACTTCAATCTTATGATCCAATAACATTTGTGGCAAGTTATTGGATTCCTAGCTTTGCCTTCCTCGATGGGCAAAATTATGCAACCATTTACGGCAGAACCTTGGATATATTCCGAAACAATGCCGCTCCCCCTCGAGACCTTTCTGGCAGAGCAGTGGGAGCATTTAGCTATCCCGTTTCGCTCACAAATGATCCTCCAGCTGTGCAACCATTGATTGGTTACTTAAGAAGAGCTGATATTACAGACACAACAGCAGTTCTAACCATGAATCGATCTATGGATGCAACTACGTTGTCAACGGTGAGTTTTAGTTTGGGATATAGGTATAGGACATACTATCCTTATGACTGTCGACCCAATAAATATTCTGGAACTAGATTTGAACCTATTTTTAGAAATCCATTGGAATGGGCTGGTTGTATATTTCAATGTGACGTTTCTAATGGTATGGGGTTTGCTTGCGATCGATCCAGCTGCAATTTACCGGTTGGGCATTATCCAGTCTCATTCGACATAGCAGGATGTGCTTATGGAGTAAATACTGGATTAAAGAATTCGATGGCAAAGGTGTTTACATATTCTGGTAATTATTCTGGATTTAACTTTATTGATAGTAATTCTTCGACCGCCACTTTTTCAACATCTACCAGTAATTCCACTCTGGAAGCTCAAATCTATGAAGATCGTAGCTATTGCGGAACTTATAGTAACTGGCAAACTTATTGTCCAAGAGCGTCAAGCATAGATAATTTGCTTTACTACTTTGGCTCAAGCAGTTACTTGGCTAGGGATTTTCTAAACAATCCACTTTCGATCGGGGGTATCCAATAA
- the coxB gene encoding cytochrome c oxidase subunit II translates to MVAFTLHLANSFMPVAGTDIAVEVDTFYAFLLWASLVSFIILIGGMTWFLVRYKRVSEDQKSAYITHNNLAEFLWSFIPLVILLVIFYWGWVLFEKLRTPPEMVSEEIHVTAMQWAWEYKYKNGKTINSLSKESLNVPVGKPVKIILTSKDVIHSFSIPAFRVKQDAIPGRFTEIWFEAKEVGNYIVFCTEYCGTSHSNMMIRLNVMEPEAYVAWYHGEESVGSESLADVGKKLYLNKACASCHSVDGSRIVGPTFKGLYGQNREFESGASVKADENYLKESILQSGAKIVKGYAPAMPVYQGQLEEDEVEALIEYIKSVQ, encoded by the coding sequence ATGGTGGCCTTCACTCTTCACTTAGCCAATTCATTCATGCCAGTGGCCGGGACAGACATTGCGGTAGAGGTAGATACCTTTTACGCATTTTTGCTATGGGCCAGTTTAGTATCGTTCATCATCCTTATCGGTGGGATGACATGGTTTCTTGTTCGATACAAGAGAGTTTCCGAAGACCAGAAGTCAGCATACATTACTCATAACAATTTAGCTGAATTCCTTTGGAGCTTTATCCCACTTGTGATCTTACTTGTGATCTTCTATTGGGGATGGGTACTTTTTGAAAAACTCAGAACTCCACCAGAAATGGTTTCGGAAGAAATTCACGTTACTGCTATGCAATGGGCTTGGGAATACAAATACAAAAATGGTAAAACTATAAACAGTTTATCCAAAGAGTCTCTCAATGTGCCAGTCGGTAAACCAGTCAAAATCATTCTTACTTCTAAAGATGTTATCCATAGCTTTTCCATTCCTGCATTTCGTGTGAAGCAAGATGCGATTCCTGGAAGATTTACCGAAATATGGTTCGAAGCAAAAGAAGTGGGCAATTACATTGTATTCTGTACTGAATACTGTGGAACAAGCCATTCTAATATGATGATTCGTCTCAATGTTATGGAACCTGAAGCCTATGTTGCTTGGTATCATGGCGAGGAATCTGTTGGATCAGAATCTCTTGCGGACGTAGGTAAAAAACTCTATCTGAATAAAGCATGTGCATCTTGCCATTCTGTTGACGGAAGTCGAATCGTTGGACCAACTTTCAAAGGTCTATATGGACAGAACAGAGAATTCGAATCAGGCGCTTCTGTTAAGGCTGATGAGAATTATCTAAAAGAATCCATATTGCAATCTGGTGCCAAAATTGTAAAAGGATACGCTCCAGCTATGCCAGTGTATCAAGGGCAATTGGAAGAAGATGAAGTCGAAGCATTAATTGAATATATTAAATCGGTTCAATAG
- a CDS encoding cytochrome c oxidase subunit 3 family protein, protein MFGGLFVGYLIYHSIHPEVFHKGSEMLNVSLGAFNTVVLLFSSLTMALAISYVQSGKRNAATWMMAITVACALTFMVVKYFEYSHKIHDGLLPGHFFTNPELANVEYASMFFGFYFVMTGLHGVHVVAGAGMIVWVMIKNIRGNVGPEYYTPVEGVGLFWHVVDLVWIYLFPLLYLVG, encoded by the coding sequence ATGTTTGGTGGCCTATTTGTAGGCTACCTGATCTACCATTCGATCCACCCAGAAGTGTTTCATAAAGGCAGTGAGATGCTCAATGTTTCATTGGGTGCTTTCAACACAGTGGTTCTACTCTTCAGTTCGTTAACGATGGCTCTAGCTATCAGTTATGTTCAATCCGGCAAAAGAAATGCAGCAACTTGGATGATGGCAATCACTGTTGCTTGTGCTCTAACCTTTATGGTAGTGAAGTATTTTGAATACTCTCACAAGATTCATGATGGCTTATTGCCTGGGCATTTTTTCACGAACCCAGAACTCGCCAATGTTGAATACGCTTCGATGTTTTTTGGCTTCTACTTCGTAATGACAGGACTTCATGGAGTTCACGTTGTTGCCGGAGCAGGTATGATCGTATGGGTAATGATCAAAAACATTCGTGGCAATGTTGGTCCAGAATACTACACTCCTGTTGAAGGTGTTGGTTTGTTCTGGCACGTTGTTGACTTGGTGTGGATTTATTTATTCCCACTATTATATTTGGTAGGGTAA
- a CDS encoding cytochrome C oxidase subunit IV family protein → MELVINYGLYFIAIFCVLTPVLAFGIFAPVIAKVTVVGFVVNWVAQFFDLSKEGKIKENPLLNIFKQDTHSDDDSPMWIDNAKPDSEEHHIISAKTYLMVFGALIVGTIITVWVAGFDFGAWNMVIAMLVATAKASLVLLYFMHLKYDTNLNRVIFLSAFFFLVLLFAFSFGDIMSRILPTSSF, encoded by the coding sequence ATGGAATTAGTTATAAATTACGGACTTTATTTTATCGCAATATTTTGTGTGCTTACACCTGTGCTAGCATTCGGAATTTTTGCTCCAGTTATCGCAAAAGTAACGGTCGTTGGATTTGTTGTGAATTGGGTGGCTCAGTTTTTTGATCTTTCTAAAGAAGGAAAAATTAAAGAAAACCCACTATTGAACATATTCAAACAAGACACTCATTCTGATGATGATAGTCCAATGTGGATTGATAATGCTAAACCTGATAGTGAAGAGCATCATATCATATCAGCCAAAACTTATTTAATGGTTTTTGGTGCGTTGATTGTTGGAACAATTATCACTGTCTGGGTTGCAGGTTTTGATTTCGGAGCTTGGAACATGGTGATTGCGATGCTTGTTGCAACTGCTAAGGCAAGCTTGGTTCTATTGTATTTTATGCATTTAAAGTATGATACCAATTTGAACCGAGTAATCTTTCTCTCAGCTTTCTTCTTTCTAGTTCTCTTGTTTGCATTCTCCTTTGGAGATATCATGTCAAGAATCCTTCCTACTTCAAGTTTCTAA
- a CDS encoding M23 family metallopeptidase, with protein MKNTKKKLILGTIISGLGLMAYNTFALPKKEITYLDNRFVQTYEGRDGIWMIPSNNKNAIANLLEETGSSLETLLTVNNIPNEKKIPKTIPIFFPYSDSKLAELEADGKGREAISSDPEKLVWPVIADKYSKITSRIGRRWNKFHTGIDIACVRNTIIVAAADGEVQEAGWMGHYGKIVKIYHKQLSNTETIYAHNTHVLVKKGDHVKKGQIIAFSGTTGKSTGPHLHFEVRYQNIFLNPEHFLPEFPDTIEAIAQLD; from the coding sequence ATGAAAAACACGAAAAAAAAATTAATTCTGGGTACGATAATTTCTGGATTGGGTCTTATGGCCTACAATACCTTTGCTCTTCCAAAAAAAGAGATCACCTATTTGGACAATCGATTTGTTCAAACCTATGAAGGTCGTGATGGAATCTGGATGATTCCATCAAATAATAAAAATGCCATTGCTAATCTTCTCGAAGAGACAGGATCTAGCCTTGAAACTCTTCTCACAGTCAACAATATTCCCAATGAGAAGAAAATTCCCAAAACAATCCCCATATTCTTTCCTTACAGTGATTCAAAACTTGCCGAATTGGAAGCGGATGGCAAAGGTAGAGAAGCCATTTCCTCCGATCCCGAAAAACTTGTCTGGCCTGTAATCGCCGATAAGTATTCCAAGATAACTTCTAGAATTGGAAGACGATGGAATAAATTTCATACAGGAATTGACATCGCTTGCGTTCGTAACACAATCATTGTTGCCGCAGCTGATGGAGAAGTCCAAGAAGCTGGATGGATGGGTCATTATGGCAAAATTGTCAAGATCTACCACAAGCAACTCAGCAATACAGAAACCATCTATGCCCATAATACGCATGTTCTCGTTAAGAAAGGTGATCATGTCAAAAAAGGTCAGATCATTGCTTTCTCAGGAACTACAGGAAAATCTACAGGACCGCATCTACATTTTGAAGTTCGTTATCAAAATATATTCCTAAATCCTGAACACTTCTTACCTGAATTTCCAGATACTATCGAAGCCATTGCACAATTGGATTGA
- a CDS encoding 50S ribosomal protein L11 methyltransferase: MLYREAKVNLPKEFAESLNDFLETLQIPGYYEILFDSSIPKDEGIILPENTNIRAYLNSEDVTTEIKLRIFLSTLCPSSHSLEIREIETREYEEAYKEFYKPFAVDRVWIIPIWEKDNDLTKKIVSDGDIPLFLNPGVAFGTGHHETTQMIVERLQTLIQKGDRILDLGTGSGILSLLCGLLGASTIFSLDIDPNAVKAALSNWKENIYPNDCKFEAVESGFDHPDVFGRDYDIVLANITFAVLSQNISHIAKIQSPVFLFSGIITEKKDEFLELLAIHIPGKLVDSKEKNGWERIEWIRS; encoded by the coding sequence TTGTTATACCGCGAAGCAAAAGTTAACTTACCAAAAGAATTTGCAGAATCTCTCAATGATTTTCTAGAGACATTGCAGATTCCTGGTTACTACGAGATCCTTTTTGATTCTAGTATTCCAAAAGACGAAGGAATCATACTTCCTGAGAATACAAATATTCGAGCTTACCTCAATTCAGAAGATGTCACAACCGAAATCAAATTAAGAATTTTCCTTTCTACTCTGTGCCCAAGCTCACATAGCTTGGAAATTCGTGAGATCGAAACCAGAGAATACGAGGAAGCTTACAAAGAATTTTATAAACCTTTTGCTGTTGATCGAGTATGGATCATTCCTATCTGGGAGAAAGACAACGATCTTACAAAAAAAATTGTAAGCGATGGAGACATTCCCCTATTTTTAAATCCAGGTGTAGCTTTTGGAACTGGACATCATGAGACAACTCAGATGATCGTGGAAAGACTTCAAACTTTAATCCAGAAAGGAGATCGAATTCTCGATCTCGGCACAGGCTCTGGAATATTATCTCTGTTATGTGGACTTCTTGGAGCTTCTACTATTTTTTCATTAGACATTGATCCAAATGCTGTCAAAGCAGCACTATCTAATTGGAAAGAAAATATCTATCCCAATGATTGCAAATTTGAAGCTGTTGAATCTGGATTTGATCATCCGGATGTATTTGGTAGAGATTACGATATCGTACTTGCCAATATCACATTTGCTGTTCTATCTCAGAATATTTCGCATATTGCAAAAATCCAATCTCCAGTTTTTCTATTCAGTGGAATCATAACTGAGAAAAAAGATGAATTCCTAGAGCTACTCGCAATTCATATTCCAGGAAAGCTTGTTGATTCAAAAGAAAAAAATGGATGGGAAAGGATTGAGTGGATTCGTTCTTAA
- the ctaD gene encoding cytochrome c oxidase subunit I, translating to MSQVSTHTSTTNYLNHHKGIMSWIYTLDHKRIGLLYFGTVTLMFLIGGIFALLIRLHLAKFGADFITADTYNKFMTYHGAIMVFMVIIPGIPAFLGNFVLPIQLGAKDVAFPRLNMFSYYLFLAGMLTAVTSLLFNKVDTGWTFYTPYSTVSTSNGVIFLVTGAFIMGFSSILTGLNFIVTTHKLRAPGMGMDKIPLFVWALYSTSIIQILATPILAITLLLLVAEKTLGVGIFDPKLGGDPVLFQHFFWFYSHPAVYIMILPAMGIISELVTAFSRKTIFGYRAIAYSSVAIAAVSFLVWGHHMFISGQSTLAGVIFSFITMLVGVPTAIKLFNWIATMHKGTVSFESPMLYAIGFMFLFTIGGLTGVFLAASGLDIHFHDTYFVVAHFHYVMVGGTLMALVGGIFYWFPKMFGKMINDNLGRWSWVFIFSGFNVTFFPQFILGHFGMPRRYFDYLPEYTSLNQISTIGSWLIGIGFLIVLFAIIHALLKGEKASANPWGAKTLEWQALSPPVHENFEKTPVVTAGPYDYR from the coding sequence ATGAGTCAGGTATCAACCCACACCTCAACAACCAACTACCTGAACCACCACAAGGGTATCATGTCTTGGATCTATACATTGGATCACAAGAGAATCGGTTTACTTTATTTTGGAACCGTAACTTTGATGTTCTTAATCGGTGGTATCTTTGCTTTATTGATTCGTTTGCATCTTGCTAAATTCGGTGCAGACTTTATTACAGCGGACACTTACAATAAGTTTATGACCTATCATGGTGCCATTATGGTTTTCATGGTGATCATTCCAGGGATTCCTGCTTTCTTGGGGAATTTTGTTCTACCGATTCAATTGGGTGCCAAAGACGTAGCATTCCCTAGATTGAATATGTTCTCTTACTATCTATTTCTAGCTGGTATGTTGACTGCGGTTACCTCTCTACTTTTCAATAAAGTGGACACAGGCTGGACATTTTACACTCCTTACTCAACTGTAAGCACATCAAACGGTGTAATATTTCTGGTTACTGGTGCTTTTATCATGGGATTTTCTTCAATCCTAACAGGGTTGAATTTTATTGTAACTACTCATAAACTGAGAGCACCAGGAATGGGCATGGATAAGATTCCACTTTTTGTTTGGGCGTTGTATTCAACTTCCATCATTCAGATTTTGGCTACTCCAATCTTAGCGATCACTCTATTGCTTTTAGTTGCAGAGAAAACTCTTGGAGTTGGAATTTTTGATCCAAAATTGGGTGGAGATCCAGTTCTATTTCAACATTTCTTCTGGTTTTATTCGCATCCGGCCGTTTACATCATGATCCTTCCTGCGATGGGAATTATCAGTGAATTGGTAACTGCTTTTTCTAGAAAAACGATATTTGGTTACCGAGCGATTGCTTATTCATCAGTTGCCATTGCAGCAGTGAGTTTCTTAGTTTGGGGACATCATATGTTTATTTCTGGACAGTCAACACTTGCGGGTGTGATTTTCTCCTTTATAACGATGCTTGTTGGAGTTCCCACAGCGATCAAGTTGTTCAACTGGATCGCTACCATGCATAAGGGAACTGTGAGTTTTGAATCTCCAATGCTTTATGCAATTGGTTTCATGTTTCTATTTACAATCGGTGGATTGACTGGGGTATTCCTCGCGGCATCTGGTCTAGATATCCATTTTCACGATACTTACTTCGTCGTTGCCCATTTCCATTATGTGATGGTTGGTGGAACCTTGATGGCGTTAGTTGGTGGAATTTTCTACTGGTTTCCTAAAATGTTCGGTAAGATGATCAATGACAATTTGGGTCGTTGGTCTTGGGTATTTATTTTCTCAGGATTCAACGTAACATTTTTTCCACAGTTTATCTTGGGACATTTTGGAATGCCAAGAAGATACTTTGATTATTTACCAGAATACACTTCCCTCAATCAGATCTCGACTATCGGTTCTTGGTTGATCGGAATCGGTTTTCTAATTGTATTGTTTGCGATAATTCATGCGCTGTTGAAGGGCGAAAAAGCTTCTGCCAATCCTTGGGGTGCAAAAACTCTAGAATGGCAAGCTCTCTCTCCTCCAGTTCATGAGAACTTTGAAAAAACTCCAGTAGTAACAGCAGGACCCTATGACTACCGCTAG